Proteins encoded by one window of Lycium barbarum isolate Lr01 chromosome 11, ASM1917538v2, whole genome shotgun sequence:
- the LOC132617715 gene encoding auxin-responsive protein SAUR50-like — translation MALKKSSKHITQSAALKQILKRCSSFGKNENGLPHDVPKGHFVVYVGENRSRYIIPISWLTHPEFQSLLQRAEEEFGFNHDMGLTIPCDEEDFCSLISLF, via the coding sequence ATGGCTCTAAAGAAATCAAGCAAACACATTACTCAAAGTGCAGCCCTAAAACAAATCTTGAAAAGGTGTTCAAGTTTTGGAAAGAATGAGAATGGCCTTCCTCATGATGTACCGAAAGGCCACTTTGTGGTATATGTTGGTGAAAATAGGAGTAGATACATAATTCCAATTTCTTGGTTGACACATCCTGAATTTCAAAGTTTACTTCAAAGGGCTGAGGAAGAATTTGGATTCAACCATGATATGGGACTTACTATCCCTTGTGATGAAGAGGATTTCTGCTCTTTAATCTCCTTGTTCTAG